A window of the Barnesiella propionica genome harbors these coding sequences:
- a CDS encoding carbon starvation CstA family protein yields MITFCIALLVLIGGYFTYGVFVEKIFGVNENRKTPAMSNPDGIDYIPLPTWKIFLIQFLNIAGLGPIFGAIMGIMFGPAAFLWIVLGTIFAGAVHDYLSGMLSVRRNGASLPELVGEELGNNLKQVMRAFSLLLMILVGAVFVVNPAELLNQLTGDATTLTLWIAVIFAYYILATLLPVDKLIGRLYPVFGFALLFMAVGILVSLFLYDVHIPEITDGLYNRQANPDKLPIFPMMFISIACGAISGFHATQSPLMARCLKNEKMGRRVFYGAMVTEGIVALIWAAAAIGFFGSFEGLGEFLNGGKPAVLVNKISVEWLGTFGGLLALLGVIAAPITSGDTALRSARLIAADFLHIDQKSIKKRLIISVPIFILTWMIMLMDFNVLWRYFAWCNQTLAVFTLWALTVYLAKERKLYWITLLPALFMTMVTVSYILFAPSPEGFGLGYEVSLLLATCVSLVLAGLFFRFNNRCRLLARIVVDK; encoded by the coding sequence ATGATCACATTTTGTATAGCGTTATTAGTCCTTATAGGAGGATATTTTACTTATGGCGTATTCGTTGAAAAAATTTTCGGAGTAAATGAAAACAGGAAAACACCAGCTATGTCAAATCCTGACGGAATAGATTATATTCCGTTGCCTACCTGGAAAATATTTCTGATTCAATTTTTGAATATAGCCGGCTTAGGTCCTATTTTCGGGGCGATTATGGGTATAATGTTCGGTCCTGCGGCTTTTTTATGGATCGTCTTGGGTACCATATTTGCCGGGGCCGTGCATGATTATTTGTCAGGAATGTTGTCGGTGCGCCGTAATGGGGCGAGTTTGCCCGAATTGGTTGGTGAAGAACTTGGAAATAACCTGAAACAGGTTATGCGCGCTTTTTCACTGCTCCTCATGATTCTGGTCGGTGCCGTATTCGTTGTCAACCCGGCTGAATTATTGAACCAACTGACTGGTGATGCTACGACTCTTACCCTGTGGATTGCTGTTATATTCGCTTATTATATATTAGCCACCTTATTGCCTGTAGATAAATTGATCGGTCGTTTATATCCCGTATTTGGTTTTGCTTTACTATTTATGGCGGTAGGAATTCTGGTTTCTCTTTTTTTATATGATGTACATATTCCCGAAATAACCGATGGTCTGTATAACCGTCAGGCCAATCCCGATAAACTACCGATATTTCCTATGATGTTTATTTCGATAGCCTGTGGAGCTATATCCGGATTTCATGCTACCCAGTCGCCATTAATGGCTCGTTGTCTTAAAAATGAAAAGATGGGCCGAAGGGTATTTTACGGGGCTATGGTGACCGAAGGAATAGTCGCTCTTATCTGGGCGGCTGCGGCGATAGGCTTTTTCGGTTCTTTTGAGGGATTGGGTGAGTTCCTTAACGGAGGTAAACCTGCTGTACTCGTGAATAAAATATCGGTAGAATGGCTGGGTACATTCGGAGGATTGCTGGCTCTGCTGGGAGTTATTGCTGCTCCGATTACTTCAGGAGATACGGCTTTGCGTTCCGCTCGTCTTATAGCTGCGGACTTTCTTCATATAGACCAGAAGTCCATAAAAAAACGATTGATAATATCCGTTCCTATATTTATTCTTACGTGGATGATCATGCTGATGGATTTTAACGTCTTATGGCGCTATTTTGCTTGGTGCAACCAGACCTTGGCCGTATTTACTCTCTGGGCATTGACCGTTTATCTTGCTAAGGAGCGTAAATTATACTGGATAACTTTATTACCGGCTTTATTTATGACAATGGTGACCGTTTCATATATTTTATTCGCTCCTTCACCCGAAGGTTTCGGATTGGGATACGAAGTCTCTTTATTATTGGCAACCTGTGTTTCTCTGGTATTGGCGGGATTATTTTTCCGTTTCAATAACCGCTGCAGATTACTGGCCCGTATAGTTGTAGATAAATAA
- a CDS encoding VOC family protein translates to MEIKGRFDHFNINVTDLSRSIDFYNRALGLTELRRKEASDGSFILVYLTDNTTGFLLELTWLRDHTEAYELGDNESHLCIRMEGDYSKIREYHRQMGCICYENTDMGLYFIHDPDDYWIEILPVK, encoded by the coding sequence ATGGAAATAAAAGGACGATTTGACCATTTTAATATCAATGTGACCGATCTGTCACGTAGTATTGATTTTTATAACAGGGCATTAGGACTTACGGAATTAAGAAGGAAAGAAGCATCCGACGGTTCATTTATCTTAGTTTACCTGACAGATAATACGACCGGCTTTTTGCTGGAACTTACCTGGTTGAGAGATCATACCGAAGCGTATGAACTGGGTGACAATGAAAGCCATTTATGCATCCGGATGGAAGGTGATTACAGTAAGATACGCGAGTATCATCGCCAGATGGGATGTATCTGTTATGAGAATACTGATATGGGGCTTTATTTTATCCATGACCCGGATGATTACTGGATAGAAATATTACCTGTAAAATAA
- a CDS encoding NAD(P)/FAD-dependent oxidoreductase codes for MIKEIQLRLLPNQAASEQSIKQCVVRDFAIDAGAVKAVRILKRSIDARQRTVMVNLTVRVYINELPADDEYVRIHYGDVSDKPSVLVVGAGPAGLFASLRLIELGFRPVIIERGKNVRDRRKDIALISRVHKVDPESNYCFGEGGAGAYSDGKLYTRSKKRGSVDRILNIFCQHGASTSILADAHPHIGTDKLPGVIENIRKQILASGGEVHFETCMDKLILENGKVKGIITTNGRVFTGKVILATGHSARDVYYHLHDAGIELEAKGIAVGVRLEHPQELIDQIQYHNPEGRGEYLPAAEYSFVTQVAGRGVYSFCMCPGGFVVPAASGPEQLVVNGMSPSTRGSKWANSGMVVEMRPEDFSSYKEYGVLAGMKFQEELERQSYLNGNCRQTAPAQRMDDFIRKKNSYDLPVSSYTPGLVASPLHFWMPEFITSRLREGFKYFGKVSRGFLTNEALMIGVETRTSSPVRILRDKEKLSHISVENLYPCGEGAGYAGGIVSAAIDGERCAEALVAQW; via the coding sequence ATGATAAAAGAAATACAACTTCGGTTATTGCCGAATCAGGCAGCTTCGGAACAGTCGATAAAACAATGTGTCGTGAGAGACTTTGCAATTGATGCCGGGGCAGTTAAAGCAGTACGGATATTAAAACGTTCTATCGACGCCCGTCAGCGGACAGTAATGGTGAATCTCACAGTCCGGGTTTATATAAATGAGTTACCGGCCGACGATGAATATGTCCGTATCCATTATGGAGATGTATCGGATAAGCCTTCGGTTCTTGTCGTAGGTGCTGGGCCCGCCGGACTTTTTGCCTCGTTGAGATTGATAGAATTAGGTTTCAGGCCGGTAATTATCGAGAGAGGTAAAAATGTAAGAGACCGCAGGAAAGATATAGCTTTGATATCCAGGGTGCATAAGGTCGATCCGGAATCCAATTATTGTTTTGGAGAAGGAGGGGCCGGAGCATATTCCGATGGTAAATTATATACCCGCAGCAAGAAAAGAGGGTCGGTGGACCGTATATTGAATATTTTTTGTCAGCATGGCGCTTCAACTTCTATTCTGGCAGATGCTCATCCGCATATAGGTACCGATAAGTTGCCCGGAGTTATTGAAAATATTCGTAAACAGATACTGGCTTCCGGTGGAGAGGTGCATTTTGAGACCTGTATGGACAAGCTGATACTGGAGAATGGGAAGGTAAAGGGAATTATTACCACAAACGGCCGCGTTTTTACGGGAAAAGTTATTTTGGCTACAGGACATTCCGCCCGGGATGTTTATTATCATTTGCATGATGCAGGAATAGAGCTGGAAGCAAAAGGCATTGCAGTAGGAGTGAGACTGGAACATCCTCAGGAATTGATAGACCAGATACAGTATCATAATCCGGAAGGAAGAGGTGAGTATTTACCGGCGGCGGAATATAGTTTTGTAACTCAGGTGGCAGGACGGGGCGTATATTCTTTTTGTATGTGTCCCGGTGGCTTTGTCGTTCCTGCGGCAAGTGGTCCCGAACAGTTAGTCGTGAACGGAATGTCTCCTTCTACCCGTGGGTCTAAGTGGGCTAATTCGGGCATGGTGGTGGAGATGCGTCCCGAAGATTTTTCTTCATATAAAGAATATGGTGTATTGGCCGGAATGAAATTCCAAGAAGAACTGGAACGGCAAAGTTATCTCAACGGGAATTGCCGTCAAACAGCACCTGCTCAACGTATGGACGATTTTATCCGAAAAAAGAATTCATATGATCTTCCGGTATCTTCTTATACCCCGGGGTTGGTTGCTTCACCTTTGCATTTCTGGATGCCGGAATTCATTACCAGCCGCTTGCGCGAGGGTTTTAAATATTTCGGGAAAGTTTCCCGTGGATTTCTGACGAACGAAGCTCTTATGATAGGAGTGGAAACTCGTACGTCTTCTCCTGTGCGCATATTGCGCGATAAAGAAAAACTATCTCATATTTCCGTGGAGAATCTCTATCCGTGCGGTGAAGGAGCCGGTTATGCGGGAGGGATCGTATCGGCGGCCATTGATGGCGAAAGATGTGCCGAAGCGTTGGTGGCTCAATGGTGA
- a CDS encoding histidinol-phosphatase, whose product MIINNKTNYHTHCDFCDGKAPMEMFVQEAIKQGMTSYGVSSHAPFPFPNEWCLAPEKVDDYIAEFHRLKEKYGERIDLYLGLEIDYLNDELSPAGEYYKKLPLDYRIGSVHFVIADDGTPVDTDGNPERFISYVNTYFQGNIKEVVIRFFEQNMKMIEQGGFDFMGHPDKISFNGSHYDVSLLEQKWYDDIVQDYYRYIASKKILIEVNTKAWERNRFLYPNLRYFKLLNSLHIPVVVNADTHVPEAVNSGRDDALKALLESGYNSVYQIVDGDWKSVPIVL is encoded by the coding sequence ATGATAATAAATAATAAGACCAATTACCATACACATTGCGATTTCTGTGATGGAAAAGCTCCTATGGAGATGTTTGTACAAGAGGCGATAAAACAAGGAATGACGTCTTACGGGGTTTCTTCCCACGCACCGTTTCCTTTTCCCAATGAGTGGTGTCTTGCGCCGGAGAAAGTGGATGACTATATCGCTGAATTCCATCGGTTGAAAGAAAAATATGGCGAACGTATCGATCTATATCTCGGACTTGAAATAGATTATCTGAATGATGAATTGTCCCCGGCAGGGGAATATTATAAAAAACTTCCTTTGGATTACCGTATAGGGTCGGTTCATTTTGTGATAGCCGATGACGGTACTCCCGTCGATACCGATGGAAATCCCGAACGTTTTATTTCCTATGTAAATACATATTTTCAGGGAAATATAAAAGAGGTAGTTATCCGGTTTTTTGAACAGAATATGAAGATGATAGAACAGGGCGGATTTGATTTTATGGGACATCCCGATAAGATTTCTTTTAATGGTTCCCACTATGATGTCTCCTTGTTGGAACAAAAATGGTATGACGATATAGTTCAAGATTATTATCGTTATATCGCCAGCAAAAAAATATTGATAGAGGTGAATACCAAAGCCTGGGAACGAAACCGTTTTCTTTACCCTAATCTCCGTTATTTCAAACTCCTGAATTCTTTGCATATACCGGTAGTGGTGAACGCCGATACACATGTACCCGAAGCTGTGAATAGCGGGCGTGACGACGCATTAAAAGCTCTTTTGGAATCTGGTTATAATTCTGTATATCAGATTGTTGATGGAGACTGGAAATCGGTTCCTATAGTTCTTTAA
- a CDS encoding SLC45 family MFS transporter, protein MKIKPDLSFWKLWNISFGFFGVQIAYALQSANISRIFATLGADPHNLSYFWILPPLAGIIIQPIVGYASDRTWTRFGRRIPYLFIGSLAAVLVMCLLPNAGSFAHIINAMLFGLIALMFLDTSINMAMQPFKMLVGDLVNEKQKGLAYSIQSFLSNAGSLIGYLFPFILTFFHVSNTAPTGIIPDSVIYSFYAGAAILMLCVLFTSLKVKEMPPKEYDEFHGITAAEKKEKSDFISLLKHAPKVFWTVGLVQFFSWAAFMYMWTYTNGAIADTVWNTTDTSSEGYQAAGNWVGVLFAVQAIGSICWSAVLPLFRSIKTAYSLSLLLGGIGFISTLFMHNPYTLFISFILIGFAWAAILAMPFTIITNSISGKNMGAYLGLFNGTICVPQIVAAAIGGILLRNLAGGHQITMLLLAGIFLLIAAACVGLIKETYAEQSPR, encoded by the coding sequence ATGAAAATAAAACCTGATTTAAGTTTCTGGAAATTATGGAATATTAGTTTCGGTTTTTTTGGTGTACAGATAGCTTATGCTCTTCAAAGCGCAAATATCAGCCGTATATTCGCCACACTGGGAGCAGACCCTCATAACCTAAGTTATTTCTGGATATTGCCTCCTCTGGCCGGAATTATCATCCAGCCAATCGTAGGTTACGCAAGCGACCGTACCTGGACTCGTTTCGGACGGCGTATCCCTTATTTGTTCATCGGTTCTCTGGCCGCCGTATTAGTTATGTGCCTTTTACCGAATGCAGGAAGTTTTGCCCACATTATCAATGCCATGCTATTCGGGCTCATAGCTCTGATGTTCCTCGATACCTCTATCAATATGGCCATGCAACCTTTTAAAATGCTGGTAGGTGATCTGGTAAACGAGAAACAGAAAGGACTCGCCTATTCCATTCAAAGTTTCTTAAGTAATGCAGGAAGCCTTATAGGATATTTATTTCCGTTCATACTCACATTCTTCCACGTCAGTAATACCGCACCGACGGGTATTATTCCCGACTCGGTAATTTATTCGTTTTATGCCGGAGCCGCCATCCTCATGCTTTGCGTATTATTTACCAGTTTAAAGGTAAAAGAAATGCCCCCGAAAGAATATGATGAGTTTCATGGTATAACGGCTGCCGAGAAAAAAGAAAAAAGCGACTTTATCTCTTTGCTGAAACACGCACCTAAAGTATTCTGGACCGTCGGGCTCGTACAATTCTTCAGCTGGGCCGCATTCATGTATATGTGGACTTATACAAACGGCGCCATTGCCGATACAGTATGGAATACGACCGATACATCATCGGAAGGATATCAGGCTGCCGGTAACTGGGTGGGAGTCCTGTTTGCCGTACAGGCAATCGGTTCTATCTGCTGGTCGGCCGTTCTGCCACTTTTCCGTTCTATAAAAACAGCCTATTCGTTAAGTCTGTTATTGGGGGGCATAGGATTCATATCAACTTTGTTCATGCATAATCCTTACACCTTATTTATATCTTTTATCCTGATAGGTTTTGCATGGGCTGCCATCCTGGCTATGCCTTTTACAATAATAACCAATTCTATCTCAGGGAAAAATATGGGAGCATATCTGGGTTTATTCAACGGAACGATTTGTGTTCCCCAAATCGTAGCTGCTGCCATAGGAGGCATTTTATTACGGAATTTGGCGGGAGGACATCAAATAACCATGCTGCTACTGGCAGGAATATTTTTGCTCATCGCAGCAGCCTGCGTCGGTTTAATAAAAGAAACATACGCTGAACAATCTCCGAGATAG
- the radA gene encoding DNA repair protein RadA, giving the protein MAKTKSVYFCNNCGAESPKWIGKCPVCGEWNSYVEEVVSTKPTGTVKTAYHSEGGTQARPLHINEIKTSEEPRMDLGDQELNRVLGGGLVPGSLVLIGGEPGIGKSTLVLQTVLSIKGRRTLYVSGEESARQLKLRAERIKHDSPDCYIVCETSLEDIFVHVKNTKPDILIIDSIQTISTGILESSPGSVSQVRECSAALLKFAKETATPVLIIGHINKEGSIAGPKVLEHIVDTVLQFEGDQHYMYRILRSIKNRFGSTAELGIYEMRQNGLREVSNPSELLLTQNHEGLSGVAIAAAIEGVRPFLIETQALVSTAAYGTPQRSATGFDLRRMNMLLAVLEKRVGFKLAQKDVFLNIAGGIKVNDPAMDLGVISAILSSNMDMAVESRICMTGEVGLSGEIRPVNRIEQRILEAEKLGFRRILLPHNNLKGFDSSRLKIEIIPVRKVEEAFRQLFG; this is encoded by the coding sequence ATGGCAAAAACAAAATCCGTCTATTTCTGCAATAATTGTGGAGCCGAATCTCCCAAATGGATAGGAAAGTGTCCCGTTTGTGGCGAATGGAACAGCTATGTGGAAGAAGTCGTCAGTACAAAACCAACCGGTACGGTCAAAACTGCTTATCATTCCGAGGGCGGTACTCAGGCGAGACCTTTGCATATCAATGAAATAAAAACGTCCGAAGAACCCCGTATGGATCTGGGGGATCAGGAATTAAATAGAGTGCTGGGTGGAGGATTGGTTCCCGGATCGCTCGTGTTGATAGGAGGAGAGCCGGGGATCGGAAAATCGACTTTGGTATTGCAGACGGTACTTTCTATAAAAGGACGTAGAACCCTGTACGTATCTGGAGAGGAAAGTGCCCGCCAGCTTAAACTCAGGGCTGAACGTATAAAACACGATTCTCCCGATTGTTATATCGTTTGTGAAACATCCCTTGAAGATATATTCGTACATGTAAAAAATACTAAGCCGGATATTCTTATTATAGATTCTATCCAGACTATTTCCACCGGTATACTGGAATCTTCGCCGGGAAGTGTGTCACAGGTCAGGGAATGTTCTGCGGCCTTACTTAAATTTGCCAAAGAAACAGCCACTCCTGTTCTCATTATCGGCCACATCAATAAAGAAGGAAGTATTGCCGGACCTAAAGTATTGGAACATATTGTAGATACGGTTCTCCAGTTCGAAGGAGACCAGCATTATATGTACAGGATACTCCGTTCTATTAAGAATCGCTTTGGCAGTACGGCCGAATTGGGAATTTATGAAATGAGGCAGAACGGATTGAGAGAAGTCAGCAATCCTTCGGAATTGTTATTGACACAGAACCATGAGGGATTAAGCGGAGTAGCCATCGCTGCCGCTATAGAGGGTGTGAGACCTTTTCTTATAGAGACTCAGGCGCTTGTAAGTACGGCGGCTTATGGAACCCCGCAGAGATCGGCTACAGGGTTTGATTTGAGAAGGATGAATATGTTGCTGGCGGTTTTGGAAAAGCGAGTCGGTTTTAAATTAGCCCAGAAAGATGTGTTTCTCAATATAGCAGGGGGCATCAAAGTAAATGATCCGGCCATGGATTTGGGAGTTATAAGTGCTATTCTTTCTTCTAATATGGATATGGCTGTCGAATCCCGGATATGTATGACTGGTGAAGTGGGGCTGTCGGGAGAGATCCGTCCTGTGAACAGGATAGAGCAGCGTATTCTGGAAGCGGAAAAGCTGGGTTTCCGGCGAATTTTGTTGCCTCATAATAATTTGAAAGGTTTTGACTCGTCCAGGCTGAAAATAGAGATTATTCCGGTTCGTAAAGTAGAGGAAGCTTTCAGACAGCTTTTCGGATAA
- the nfo gene encoding deoxyribonuclease IV, which translates to MKYIGAHVSASGGVENAPLNAHTIGATAFALFTKNQRQWKSSPLSGKSINAFKEACIKYGYSPEQILPHDSYLINLGHPEPEALNKSREAFLDEMQRCEQLGLTLLNFHPGSHLKAIGVEECLNNVAESINMALEQTNGVTAVIENTAGQGSNVGFEFEHLAYIISRVKDKDRVGVCIDTCHAFAGGYDLVNNFDNVWKQFEKTIGFRFLKGMHLNDAKKEVNSRVDRHESLGKGTIGALVFERIIKDGRFDGIPLILETPDESIWEQEISWLKSFV; encoded by the coding sequence ATGAAGTATATAGGAGCGCATGTAAGTGCATCGGGCGGTGTGGAAAACGCCCCGTTAAACGCACATACCATCGGGGCTACGGCATTTGCCCTGTTCACAAAGAACCAGCGTCAATGGAAATCTTCCCCGCTGTCCGGAAAAAGTATCAACGCTTTTAAAGAAGCCTGTATAAAATACGGTTATTCTCCCGAACAAATATTGCCTCATGATAGTTATCTTATCAATCTCGGACATCCCGAGCCCGAAGCTTTGAATAAATCCCGGGAAGCTTTTCTGGACGAAATGCAGCGATGTGAACAATTAGGACTTACACTCCTCAATTTCCATCCCGGCAGTCACCTGAAAGCTATCGGTGTCGAAGAGTGCCTAAATAATGTGGCCGAATCGATTAATATGGCCCTGGAACAGACTAATGGAGTAACCGCTGTAATTGAAAATACGGCGGGGCAAGGAAGTAATGTAGGTTTCGAATTTGAACATCTGGCCTATATTATTTCACGGGTAAAGGACAAAGACCGGGTAGGAGTTTGCATAGATACATGCCATGCCTTTGCCGGCGGATATGACCTGGTAAATAACTTCGATAACGTATGGAAACAGTTCGAAAAAACTATAGGATTCCGGTTTCTTAAAGGAATGCACCTGAACGATGCCAAAAAGGAAGTGAACTCCCGTGTAGACCGCCACGAAAGTCTGGGAAAAGGAACCATAGGAGCTTTAGTTTTCGAACGCATTATAAAAGACGGACGTTTCGATGGCATACCGCTTATACTGGAAACTCCCGATGAAAGTATATGGGAACAGGAAATTTCCTGGCTGAAAAGTTTTGTATAA
- a CDS encoding RNA methyltransferase has translation MLTKNTIRFIQSLEQKKCRNTSGCFLAEGNKLIEDTIGYFSCCLLIATKEWLSSHEVPGISGEVIEVSSEEMGRASLLKSPQDVLAVYRIPQYKLDCDKLKKQLVLALDTVQDPGNLGTIVRMADWYGIGDIICSPGCADVYNPKTVQATMGAITRVRVHYTDLKDFFDSMKGVHIYGTFLDGENIYEKQLTDTGIIIMGNEGNGISPYLEPYIGDRLYLPCFPPGGKTSESLNVAVATAITCAEFRRRQTGGK, from the coding sequence ATGCTGACAAAAAATACGATAAGATTCATCCAGTCGCTGGAACAGAAAAAGTGCCGCAATACTTCGGGATGCTTTTTGGCCGAAGGCAATAAGCTGATAGAAGATACTATCGGATATTTTTCTTGTTGTTTATTAATCGCTACGAAAGAATGGCTTTCTTCTCATGAGGTTCCCGGTATTTCCGGAGAGGTTATTGAAGTTTCATCGGAGGAGATGGGCCGGGCCTCTTTATTGAAATCTCCCCAGGATGTTCTGGCTGTATATCGTATTCCTCAATATAAGCTTGATTGTGACAAGTTGAAAAAACAACTTGTTCTCGCTTTGGATACTGTCCAGGATCCGGGTAATCTGGGGACAATTGTCCGGATGGCAGATTGGTATGGTATCGGCGATATTATTTGTTCTCCCGGATGTGCCGATGTATATAATCCGAAAACCGTACAAGCTACTATGGGAGCTATTACCCGGGTAAGGGTACATTATACCGATCTAAAAGATTTTTTTGATTCCATGAAAGGCGTTCATATATATGGTACGTTTTTGGATGGGGAAAATATATATGAAAAACAACTTACAGATACAGGTATAATCATTATGGGCAATGAAGGTAACGGAATTTCTCCTTACTTGGAACCGTATATCGGAGACCGCTTGTACTTACCTTGTTTTCCTCCCGGAGGAAAAACTTCCGAATCTCTTAATGTGGCGGTGGCTACAGCTATTACATGTGCCGAATTTCGCAGAAGGCAAACAGGAGGAAAATAA
- a CDS encoding threonine aldolase family protein has protein sequence MRSFASDNNSGIHPSVIKAIKDANTGHAIAYGDDPWTEKAISLIKETFGEKADPYFVFNGTGANTVALRACTHSFNSIIAAESAHIVVDECGAPVFQTGCQIATIPTGDGKLTPQLIIPKLTNFGEVHHSQPKVVYISQCSELGTVYTPDEVKALSQLLHKYDMYLHMDGARLANACASLNTSMKELTIDCGVDILSFGGTKNGMMTGEAVISFCPELSHNLQYYRKQSAQLCSKMRYLSCQYIPYLETGLWKENAIHANRMAQLLREGLKNTGIVKFTQPTDANIILVSMPRQIIDKLQQKYFFYIWNEQNNEARFVTSFDTTEKDICLFLKDFEEIVKEIMEK, from the coding sequence ATGAGAAGTTTCGCCAGCGATAATAATTCCGGAATTCATCCTTCAGTCATAAAAGCAATAAAAGATGCCAATACCGGCCATGCCATAGCCTACGGAGATGACCCCTGGACAGAAAAAGCTATAAGCCTAATTAAAGAAACATTCGGAGAAAAAGCCGATCCTTATTTTGTTTTTAACGGGACAGGAGCCAATACGGTAGCTTTACGCGCCTGCACTCATAGCTTTAATTCGATCATTGCAGCCGAATCGGCCCATATCGTTGTAGATGAATGTGGCGCTCCGGTATTTCAAACAGGTTGCCAAATTGCTACTATTCCTACAGGTGACGGCAAACTCACGCCACAGCTAATCATCCCTAAATTAACTAATTTCGGGGAAGTACACCACTCCCAGCCAAAGGTCGTTTATATTTCACAATGCAGTGAATTGGGAACCGTATATACCCCCGATGAAGTAAAAGCCTTATCACAATTATTACATAAATACGATATGTATTTGCATATGGACGGTGCCAGATTAGCGAATGCCTGTGCATCTTTAAATACTTCCATGAAAGAATTAACGATTGACTGCGGAGTCGATATACTTAGTTTCGGCGGAACAAAAAACGGGATGATGACAGGTGAAGCCGTTATCAGTTTTTGCCCAGAACTATCTCATAATCTGCAATATTACCGGAAACAGTCGGCACAACTTTGTTCCAAAATGAGATATTTGTCCTGCCAATATATCCCATACCTGGAAACCGGACTTTGGAAAGAAAATGCAATCCATGCCAACCGAATGGCACAATTGCTCAGAGAAGGACTCAAAAATACGGGAATAGTAAAATTTACACAACCGACCGATGCCAATATTATCCTCGTTTCAATGCCCCGCCAGATTATAGATAAGCTACAACAAAAATACTTTTTTTATATTTGGAACGAACAGAACAACGAAGCCCGGTTCGTAACCTCTTTCGATACGACAGAAAAAGATATCTGTTTATTCTTAAAAGACTTTGAAGAAATAGTAAAAGAAATAATGGAAAAATAA
- a CDS encoding MBL fold metallo-hydrolase, with the protein MKITYLYHSGFAIEGETFVLILDYYTGAENIIAGLLASRIPLYVLVTHSHADHFNPDILTWKDKHPDIHYIFSSELYRRVGDLPDVTYLKTLEDYHDDRLNIRAFGSTDTGGSFLIESDGIKVFHAGDLNNWHWKDESTPQEVRQADSDYLHELGVLAKYAPSIDVVMFPVDARMGTDYMLGAVQFIEEIQVKVFIPMHFTAHPEAVMEFREEAAKRNVQFVPLMETGEGIEFVAEK; encoded by the coding sequence ATGAAAATAACATATCTGTATCACAGTGGTTTTGCCATAGAAGGAGAAACGTTTGTCTTGATTCTGGATTATTATACAGGAGCGGAAAATATAATAGCAGGTCTTTTAGCATCCCGGATACCGCTTTATGTTTTGGTGACGCATTCTCATGCCGATCATTTTAACCCTGATATATTGACATGGAAAGATAAACATCCCGATATTCACTATATATTTTCATCCGAACTGTATCGAAGAGTAGGAGATCTGCCGGACGTAACGTATTTAAAGACATTGGAAGATTATCATGATGACCGTTTAAATATAAGGGCGTTCGGTTCTACCGACACGGGCGGTTCTTTTCTCATCGAATCCGATGGTATAAAGGTTTTTCATGCGGGGGATTTGAACAACTGGCATTGGAAAGATGAATCCACGCCGCAGGAAGTTCGTCAGGCCGATTCCGATTATTTGCACGAACTGGGAGTGCTGGCTAAATATGCACCGTCTATTGATGTAGTGATGTTCCCGGTAGATGCCCGCATGGGTACAGATTATATGTTAGGGGCTGTCCAGTTTATAGAAGAGATACAGGTGAAAGTTTTTATACCTATGCATTTTACGGCGCATCCCGAGGCTGTAATGGAGTTTCGGGAAGAAGCAGCCAAAAGGAATGTGCAATTTGTACCCTTGATGGAAACTGGCGAAGGAATAGAATTTGTAGCAGAAAAATAA
- a CDS encoding DMT family transporter, which produces MAWLLLILAGIFELGWPLGFKLASTYPKHFYLYITLSVISMALSGFGLYLAQKSIPISTAYIVWTGIGSLGTFIIGILFFHDSASILRLSFATLILIGIVGLKIFH; this is translated from the coding sequence ATGGCATGGTTACTGTTGATTCTGGCAGGAATATTTGAACTGGGATGGCCGTTAGGCTTCAAACTTGCGAGCACCTATCCTAAACATTTTTACCTGTATATTACACTTTCTGTCATTTCAATGGCATTAAGCGGGTTCGGATTATATCTGGCCCAAAAAAGTATTCCTATCAGTACCGCATATATCGTGTGGACAGGTATAGGATCTTTAGGTACATTTATCATCGGCATATTATTCTTTCACGATTCTGCCAGTATTCTCAGATTATCATTCGCAACACTCATACTTATAGGTATCGTAGGATTAAAGATATTTCATTAA